AGTTGCAAAGTTTAAACATTACCCATTACCATTGGAAAAATGTATATGTGAATGCAAAGTAGGAAGTTATACAGTTGAACTTCGGGTGGTAACGAATAAAATTCAAGTTGGTACCTATTGATACactcaaaattcaaattattaaatttgaccaaaaatgaaaaaataatggGTAAGGTGGGTAAGGGAGGGGAAAGGATAAGGGGAACGGTAATCAAAGGAACTCAAAAGTTGTAAAGTTTAAAcattacatatttaaaaattctcgtGCATTTGACTATATAAGGAAAGGTAAATTTTGGAAAAGAAGGGGGTGTgttaaaatgcaataaattGGCATCTAATGAGGGATGATACAacgattggaaaaatataatgtGATTGCATAGTATGAAGTTATGATGAAATTCCATTGGTATTGAATAGGACTTAAGTTGGTATCCATTGATACActcaatattcaaattttttaaatttaactgtaATGAAAAATGAGTAAGCTGGGTGGGGGGGTATTCATGGTCAAAAAACAAATTCTGACATTAATGAATCGTTAGTAGATCAGACGACTGTTGGTAGTATTAGTGTTGATGCCACTCCTGCTGCTGTTAAAACTATTTCCAGTTCTAGAACAACAGAATCATGTAACCCTTTAAATTCAACTGGTGGGTTTGAATTACTTTCAGATGCTTATGATCCTGCTCTATGATCAAATCTACTAACTCACTCCCAATTTGATGAAATAGTAGAAAAGGGGCCGTTacaagtaaaaaattttaattttccgaAAAATGCAGAAAAAAGACTTTTTTCTGCCAATTATTACAAACGAACTATGAATAATGGAGAACAAGTGCACAGACGTTGGCTAGTTTACAGCAAAAGTACTGATaaagcattttgtttttgctgCAAATTGTATGGAAATGACACTGGATCTCAATTAGCTAACGATGGGTATAGtgattgggcacatttgggcAGAACTCTTGATAATCACGAAAAATCAGCAATTCATGGTCAGAATGTTGGAAAGTGGACGGATTGTGAGATACGTTTAGCTGAAGCGTCCACTATTGATAAGCAacatataaaattgataaataaagaaaaggaaCATTGGCGTGAAGTTCTTAACAGCATTGTTAGTGGCATTAAATATTTAGCACAGCACAATATTGCTTTCAGGTGATCGAACTCTAAACTGTATGAGCCAAACAATATCAACTTTTTAGGACTTATTGAAATGATGGCTACTTTTGATCCAGTCATGCAAGAGCATTTGGGGCGAATCAGATCGTCTGAGATTCACGATCACTATCTAGGACCAAATAATCAAAATGAGTTGATTAAACTGTTATCTGAAAAGGTGAAAgagaaaattgtttcagaCATTAAGGCAGCTAAgtatttttctgtactactACTAGACTGCACTCCCGATCTCAGCCACCAAGAGCAGTTGTCTTTGGTGATACGTTTTGTTAAGACTGAAAACAATGTAAGTGCTACTTCTACTAAGAATAAAAGTGGGGGTGTGACTGTTGAAgagcattttctcgaattcTTAGACGTTAAGTCAACAACAGGCAAAAATTTAACTGATATTTCATTAGAGGAACTAGATAAAATAGGCTTAGAGATTAAGGACTGCAGAGGCCAAGGATATGACAATGGATCAAATATGAAAGGGTCGTATTCTGGAGTTCAAGCtcgaattttacaaataaatccaaGGGCGTTTTACATGCCTTGTGCAAGTCACAGTTTGAATCCCTTGATTTGTGATGCCGCAAAATGTTCACCTAAGGCTATAACTTTTTTCGGAATTGTTCAGGGAATTTATGTTGGTTTTTCAGCATCAACAAAACGGtggatcattttaaaaaaacatgatGGGAAAGTAAAATTGAAAGTGTAAAAGCACTTCGTTACCAGATTAAGGAAGTACACGCTGCTTTAGATGAAGTAGTAGAAGCGACTGACGACCCTAAAGCAAAAAGTGAAGCTCGATCCCTTGTCAATGAACTAAGGAGCTATGAGTTTTTAGTAGCATTAGCTATTTGGTATGATGTGCTCTTTGCTGTAAATAGTGTAAGCCAAACCTTGCAGGCTGAAAAAATGCACTTAGGCATGGCATCGCAGTTGCTTCAAGGACTGGTACAGTTTTTTGAGTAATTTAGAAATGAAGGTTTTGTTGCAGCAATAATGGTTGCAAGAGAAATGAGCAAACTTTTGGACATAGAGCCAAAGTTTCAAATAGTAAGCAAAGGAAGAaacgaaaaatgtttgattacGAAGGAGATGAGCATGATGTAGAATCTGctgaacaaatttttaaaattgagtatttttattatattgtagATTGTATATTACAGTCCCTTTCAAGAAGATTTCAACAAGTTGTCAGTTACAACAGTATGTTTGGATTCTTGTACAgtgtaaaagaattaaaatcaattgaaCAAGGTCAATTGTTGGAAAAATGCAAAGGCCTAGAAGCCTCTTTAAGTTTTGAAGGGCAAAAGGATATCTGTGGAAATGATTTGTTCACAGAACTAAAAGTTCTTCGTGGCCTACTTCCCGCTGAAGTTGAAACAGCTGCTGGTGTGTTAAGATTTATGAATAGAATACAAAATCCATATCCCAACACATTCATTGCCTACAGAATTTTACTTACTATTCCAGTGACTATTGCTAGCGCAGAAAGAAGTTCATCAATGAGCCAAGAAAGCTTAACGTCTTTGGCAACATTATCGATAGAAGCAGACACCACGGCCAAAGTCAATTTTGGCAAGAAAAATTAACCTTTCAGcggatttaaatttgttttagtttagtattaataagaattaaaaaaattaatgacaaaaTATTTAGCTTGGTAGCGATATTGTGGTAGAGGTGGGAAAGAACGATGATGGTAGGTAGATTATGAAAAAGAAGAGTTTGCCCGCATTTGCTAAAGACGGCTCTAATGttgtttattgaaaatgatttttccttatttttgtGTTCCCTAATTCTAGTTCTTCCCTGTCTCTCCGATGTAGGTGGCTTGACATGTATTGCAAGTTAATCTATATATACCATTGTCATCTAATTTATCTGTCTTTCTTTTAGCATTtgataaaagtttatatattgtatttttatttttgaaggtCAAATTAATGTCATATTCTTTAAGTTTtgtctttattttattggttaaATTACCTTGGAATGTGATGGctctatatttttgttttttaggtGTATTTTGGATTGTTAAAGTTGTGTTTGGTGTTgtgaaaattttggtttttatcttGTTAAGTACTTTTTCGGTGAAATTCACAGGATATTTGTTATTTACAGCTATCTGTTCGATGATTTTGAGTTCTCTCTCTCTGAGTTCTGAGATAAAGTAGTATTCGTTGTTGAatgtacaataatttttagtgactatgtgttttaaaatataatttaaatgttcGACGATCGTTTTATTATCTGAAAATgagttaaacatttttgacgtTATTTCTAATGTTTGGTCAATTGGAACATTTGAGTAAAGGTTAGTGACGTCGAAGGAAAcaagaattttttcttttatttttaaatctttagtcATTTCTATGAATTGGGTGGAATTATCAATTGAGTACTTCGGAGCAAAGTTAATATCCTTAAATAtgtttaacataaaattaacaagTTTTTGGGTAGGTGAGTTATTAAAGGAGGTAATAGGTCTAATGGGCATGTTCATTTTGTGAAGCTTTGGGAGGGAGTATAATTTTGGAATGGTGGGGTTCATACTTATGAAGAATGAGctgttaaaatatttgtaattggaattctttaaaaatggagTATACTCAACTAGGGTCTCCTTACATTTATTAATCATCTGTTTTGTATTTCTAACGATTTTCTCCAACGGATTACGTTAATGTTGTAAAAATTCATATGTTTTTTCCAAATATGTATTGTTATCTAATATAACTACACCCGCACCCTTGTCTGCTTTTACGAAAATACCGTCTCCTTCTgttaattttctctttatagattttatatttttccaatcttcTTTTTGGTTACTATTGTTGTTActgaattttaattctttatttttattatttaagaaatgaataaggtcattttttatatcattgtAGTTGGGATAGTTTTTTATAACGATATCAAAATCAATAGCtatttgggaaatttttattttaggtgaAAGGGCGAATTTATGACCTTTGTTgagaaaattcatttctttttcattaaatatgaTATTGGTTAGATTTCTGACTTGTGGTATATTACCCTGAGTTTTCGAGTCTTCTTCCTTGTTTGCTCTACTTTCCTTCCTCAAGTTAAtgagttttctgttctttttcctAAGATCATCTTCTTTTGAGATGATGGCATCGCTTTTGGCTTGCCTTATGATTTCTTCCAACTCTAGAAAGTGTAGTTGGTCTCGTAGGATTCGTTGCGTTTTAGCAAGCCCTTCATATATTTTGCTTAATGCTTTGAAATGTCTTCTTTTTTCATCACGTAGGATCTTTCCTACTAGACGTTTTCTTGTTGATACCTTAAGCTTTGAACATCTTATTCTTGCGAAGTTAGGtgtaatttcttcttttatacattcatttataaagttgatatggTTTTTCGTGATTTCGAGTTTCCTGTATAGCTTCTTGAATCCATGGATGATGTTAGAAGTACGAACTTGACAATTAAGAAttttatccatgttgcaagttgggaatatattaaaaaatatactaaaaaatatactagaaaaaacttcttcaacttgcttttatttaaatatatatcgaGACTAGATTTGAGGTTACACCCTCATCTTCAGTCGAAACtagcaaaaacgaaaaaacgaaaaacattaaaatattaaaataaaacagtttaaaaaacttacagtcaaaattttcaaagcaaTTTATACATGAAAAGCGAAAAACTCAAACGAAAAACATTATCTCGAAGAAAACTTCTTTAAAAGGTATGaacacgttaaaatttaaaaataaataatcacaacaaaaacattcacaatataactcaaaatgtaaaatttgcgtacatcaaaatatattaaaaaaattttgtcaaaaacgaaaaacgaaaAGATGTCTTCTTGTTATATTAACTTGTTATATTATTGAATTGTTTTATGATCTTTCAGGGACataaaaataggtttattaTACAATTGAAGCTGATCATTTAATAATTCGCAGTTAtagttatttttgtgtttgttaatttctaaaatttcgagCAAATCTAtcctttttcacatttatgtagaagttttgtattattatagTCTATCTTGTGGCCTGTTTCAATGTGATGTTTAAATACATTGGAATTATCTTTAGTTTTATGTCGTATACGAGTTTCCAATTTACGCCCTGTTTGCCCAATATAAATTGAGTTACAATTGGAACATCCAATTGAATATATGCCacattctttgaaaatatctttattcttCATATGGTAGTTGGATAAAAGTCGAAGAATCGTGTTATTATTCGAAAATGCCAAGGAAAgattatatttagaaaaaatgtgttttgcCTGAAAAGTGACATTATTGAAAGGAATGGgcttatatttcaaattatttagaattttaacATAAAGTGGGTCTCTTTGTTGCtgtattttatgaaataatctATTAATGATATGTTTTgggaatttattattatatgcaagctcaaacacatttttaatgtgtttttcgttttttcgtttttgctaGTTTCGACTGAAGTTGAGGGTGTAACCTCGAAACTAGTCTCgatgtatatttaaataaaagcaagttaaagaagttttttctagtatattttttaatattaattaattaatttatcgattttcaattttgtgttacaataatgttaatttattgtatataaaatgtattacagTTGAGTAGCTTTTATGTGGGACTGTGTCCTGTGGCTACCCCCGTgtgtgtaaataaataaataaataaataaaataaatccatTGTCTCTCTATAAACACAAATCCTTATGATTTGTTTGCGATTTAATTTGCCAGCTTATTGGTTAGCACAAGTTCGTCGTTGTTTGGACCATCCTATTCCGAGGCTGATTGTCGAATCTGTCATAACTTTTCACGTCGGGCATGTTGCTTGCCTGGTGTTTGCTGGACTATTCGATCCGCCCAGTCTCTACCGCAGGAGTAGTACAAAATGTAGATATTTACCTTAATTATCCTTTTATTCACTGTATGCTTAGGTACTCCAATATTCTATATCTTTCATCTTGGTTTCCGTTAACACAGCTATTTAGACTTCCTTCTTCTGTAGCGTgtcaacgtttttttttatttttgttctcaATCTTGGCACGTTCCATCTTTCGCTTTTTTCTATCCTTCCGAGGATGGTTTTTGATCTTTTTGACATCACTTCGATCCGCAATGacaaagtattttaaaataattacttcCCTAACTTTCCATTTATTGTTTGTACCGTTAGTTCAAATAGTAAGCTTATGACTAAAGGTAAACAAAGGGTCACTACATCGTAACCCACTTCCTATAATTTGAAACAGCTTTGATATATGATAGATCCAATAATTATAGGGCACCATTAAGATGTCAAAAGGAGAGCTGTACAAGCGTATACGTTCGAGTAACATATGTGGTCGTG
This genomic stretch from Onthophagus taurus isolate NC chromosome 7, IU_Otau_3.0, whole genome shotgun sequence harbors:
- the LOC111425118 gene encoding uncharacterized protein, with amino-acid sequence MFDYEGDEHDVESAEQIFKIEYFYYIVDCILQSLSRRFQQVVSYNSMFGFLYSVKELKSIEQGQLLEKCKGLEASLSFEGQKDICGNDLFTELKVLRGLLPAEVETAAGVLRFMNRIQNPYPNTFIAYRILLTIPVTIASAERSSSMSQESLTSLATLSIEADTTAKVNFGKKN